From Corvus moneduloides isolate bCorMon1 chromosome 4, bCorMon1.pri, whole genome shotgun sequence, one genomic window encodes:
- the GPR37 gene encoding prosaposin receptor GPR37, giving the protein MRPLRAPLALLCQVLGAWAACALAPDPVAASGPPAPPQRARSPPAPQPLAPGRRAAAALPGRGALPRGADAAPGGAAGPGGSCAPRGAAGAGRRRARSSEPGAGAAAGRGGAGGPRWLPLNGSAGGEGSAGGRGNATGRRARLRNPFYPLTEESYGAYAVMCLSVVIFGIGIMGNMAVMCIVCHNYYMRSISNSLLANLAFWDFLIVFFCLPLVIFQELTKKWLLEDFSCKIVPYIEVASLGVTTFTLCALCIDRFRAATNVQMYYEMIENCTSTTAKLAVIWVGALLLALPEVVLRQLAREEPEYSGSPPGERCVVKISTALPDTIYVLALTYDGARLWWYFGCYFCLPTLFTITCSLVTARKIRRAEKACTRGNKRQIQLESQMNCTVVALTILYGFCIIPENICNIVTAYMSTGVSRQTMDLLHLISQFLLFFKSCVTPVLLFCLCKPFSRAFMECCCCCCDECIQKSSTVTSDDNDNEYTTELELSPFSTIRREMSTFASVGTHC; this is encoded by the exons ATGCGGCCCCTCCGCGCTCCCCTcgccctgctctgccaggtgCTGGGCGCGTGGGCTGCCTGCGCCCTGGCCCCGGACCCCGTCGCAGCCTCTGGGCCCCCGGCGCCCCCGCAGCGTGCCCGCTCGCcgccagccccgcagcccctcgcCCCGGGCCGGCGGGCGGCCGCGGCGCTCCCCGGGCGCGGAGCCCTCCCTCGCGGGGCCGACGCCGCACCcggcggagcggcggggccgggcggcagCTGCGCTCcccgcggggcggcgggggccgggcggcggcgagCGCGGAGCAGCGAGCCCGGAgccggcgcggcggcggggaggggcggggcgggcggcccCCGCTGGCTGCCCCTGAACGGCTCGGCCGGCGGCGAGGGCAGCGCCGGGGGCCGCGGGAACGCCACGGGGCGCCGCGCCCGGCTCCGCAACCCCTTCTACCCGCTGACCGAGGAGTCGTACGGCGCCTACGCCGTCATGTGCCTCTCCGTGGTGATCTTCGGCATCGGCATCATGGGCAACATGGCAGTGATGTGCATCGTCTGCCACAACTACTACATGCGGAGCATCTCCAACTCTCTGCTGGCCAACCTGGCCTTCTGGGACTTCCTCATCGTCTTCTTCTGCCTGCCGCTGGTCATCTTCCAGGAACTCACCAAGAAGTGGCTTCTAGAAGACTTCTCCTGCAAAATCGTCCCGTATATCGAG GTGGCCTCTCTGGGAGTCACCACATTCACACTGTGCGCTCTCTGCATTGACCGGTTTCGTGCGGCCACCAACGTGCAGATGTATTACGAGATGATCGAGAACTGCACCTCGACGACGGCCAAGCTGGCGGTCATCTGGGTGGGCGCCCTGCTGCTGGCGCTGCCCGAGGTGGTGCTGCGCCAGCTGGCCAGGGAGGAGCCCGAGTACAGCGGCAGCCCCCCCGGCGAGCGCTGCGTGGTGAAGATCTCCACGGCACTGCCCGACACCATCTACGTGCTGGCTCTCACTTACGATGGGGCACGGCTCTGGTGGTACTTTGGCTGCTATTTTTGTTTGCCTACCCTGTTCACTATTACCTGCTCCCTGGTGACAGCGAGGAAAATCAGGAGGGCAGAAAAAGCCTGCACAAGGGGGAACAAGCGACAAATTCAGCTAGAAAGTCAGATGAACTGCACGGTGGTGGCTTTGACCATTTTATATGGATTTTGCATCATTCCTGAAAACATTTGCAACATTGTGACTGCCTACATGTCCACAGGGGTCTCTCGACAGACTATGGACCTCCTCCATCTCATTAGTCAGTTCCTTTTGTTCTTTAAGTCCTGTGTTACCCCAGTTCTCCTGTTCTGTCTCTGTAAACCTTTCAGCCGGGCCTTTATGGagtgttgctgttgctgctgtgatGAGTGCATCCAGAAGTCTTCCACAGTGACGAGTGATGACAATGACAATGAGTACACCACAGAACTGGAGCTCTCCCCATTCAGTACCATCCGTCGTGAAATGTCGACTTTTGCCTCCGTGGGGACTCACTGTTAA